GGAGAAGTCGGCGGACAGGATGCTGGGATTGATCTGAACGGCCATGCCCCAAGGTTGCCATGCCCCCGCCCGGTTCCGGCCATGACCCCGGAAGTCTCCGTACGGTGCGGGACGCGCGGATGATCATGGGCCTCGCCCCACTCGCCCCTCGTCACCACCCCCGGCACGACCGCTCCGCGCGCACCGCCGCCGCAGAGGGATCCCGCCACCGCCCCACCGCGCCGCCCCACTCGGCCGGGGGCGGCGGGCCGGCCCTCAGGCCGTGCGGCGCAGCAGCGCCAGGTACATGGCGTCCGTACCGTGCAGATGCGGCCAGAGCTGGACGTCGGGGCCGTCCCCCAGGGCCGGAACGCCGCCCATGTAGGGCCTGGCGTCGATGAGTTCGGCGGAGACGGGCGACGCGCCGGCGCCGCGCCCCTTCAGGACGTCGTCCACCACCACCCGGGTCTCCGCCAGGTGCGGGGAGCAGGTCGCGTAGCCGACGATGCCGCCGACGCGGACCGCCGAGAGCGCCTCCCGGAGCAGACCGCGCTGGAGCGGCGCGAAGCCGTCCAGGTCCTCGGGGCGTCGCCGCCAGCGGGCCTCGGGGCGTCGCCGCAGGGCGCCCAGGCCGGAGCAGGGCACGTCCATCAGGACCCGGTCGAAGGAGCCCGGCAGCCACGGCGGGCGGGTGCCGTCGGCGGCGATGACCTGGTACGGACCGGGGTTGCCGGCCAGCGCGTTCTCCACCAGGCGTGCCCGGTGCGGCTGCTTCTCGGAGGCCAGCAGGAACGCGCCCCGCCGTGCGGCGAGCGCCGCCAGCAGGGCCGCCTTGCCGCCGGGGCCGGCGCAGCCGTCCAGCCACCGGGCGTCGCGGCCCTCGATCGGAGCCGCCGCCAGGGCCATCGCCACCAGCTGGCTGCCCTCGTCCTGCACGCCGGCCCGCCCGTCGCGCACCGCCTCCAGCGCGCCCGGCTCGCCGCCCTCGGCCATCCGCACGGCGTACGGCGACCAGCGCCCGGGCAGCGCCGAGTCCTCGCCCACCGCTTCCAACAGCTCCTCGGTGGTGGACCTCCCGGGCCGCGCCACCAGGGTGACCTCGGGCCGCTCGTTGTCGGCCTCCAGGAGGTCCTCGATGCCCGCGCGGCCCCCACCGAGGGCGTCCCACAGCGCGCTGACGACCCAGCGCGGGTGCGAGTGGTACACCGCCAGGTGCTGTTCCGCGTCGTCCTCGTAGGGCGGGGCGACCTTCTCCAGCCAGCCGTCCAGGTCGT
This region of Streptomyces sp. NBC_00513 genomic DNA includes:
- a CDS encoding RsmB/NOP family class I SAM-dependent RNA methyltransferase, which gives rise to MSEQPRQPRRRPAATGGGKPSGAQGGKPGKPYRRPQKDPVRMLAFEALRAVGERDAYANLVLPPLLRKARQDENFQARDAALATELVYGTLRRQGTYDAVIKACIDRPLREVDPPVLDVLSLGAHQLLGTRIPTHAAVSASVELARVVLGDGRAKFVNAVLRKIAAHDLDGWLEKVAPPYEDDAEQHLAVYHSHPRWVVSALWDALGGGRAGIEDLLEADNERPEVTLVARPGRSTTEELLEAVGEDSALPGRWSPYAVRMAEGGEPGALEAVRDGRAGVQDEGSQLVAMALAAAPIEGRDARWLDGCAGPGGKAALLAALAARRGAFLLASEKQPHRARLVENALAGNPGPYQVIAADGTRPPWLPGSFDRVLMDVPCSGLGALRRRPEARWRRRPEDLDGFAPLQRGLLREALSAVRVGGIVGYATCSPHLAETRVVVDDVLKGRGAGASPVSAELIDARPYMGGVPALGDGPDVQLWPHLHGTDAMYLALLRRTA